The Setaria italica strain Yugu1 chromosome IX, Setaria_italica_v2.0, whole genome shotgun sequence genome has a window encoding:
- the LOC101769339 gene encoding 22 kDa alpha-zein 16, which yields MAAKIFAFFALLALSVSAASAYISPVSALAATSIAVTHPCVQLQALASGILAPSPVLIQQQLAILQQQCQAHLAVQSIMTLQQQQQLLVNPIATMLPNVFNQLALANPITAAYWQQQQFLPNVFNQLALTSPFAQLQQQQLVSSVLNQVGLANPITAAYLQQQQLLPNVFNQLALASPVTQLQQQQLVSSVFNQVALANPYLQQPFIGGAIF from the coding sequence ATGGCAGCCAAGATATTTGCCTTCTTTGCTCTCCTTGCTCTCTCGGTAAGCGCTGCTTCCGCGTACATTTCACCAGTGAGTGCTCTTGCCGCAACCTCTATAGCAGTCACACACCCGTGCGTGCAGCTGCAAGCGCTGGCATCCGGTATCTTGGCCCCATCACCCGTGCTCATTCAACAACAGCTTGCCATTCTTCAGCAGCAATGCCAAGCACATCTTGCAGTACAGAGCATTATGACtctgcagcagcaacaacaactttTGGTGAACCCCATTGCTACCATGCTACCAAATGTGTTCAACCAACTGGCTCTAGCAAACCCCATCACCGCTGCCTACTGGCAGCAACAACAATTCCTGCCAAACGTGTTCAACCAACTAGCTCTGACGAGTCCTTTCGCCCAgttgcagcaacaacaactaGTGTCTAGCGTGCTCAACCAAGTTGGTTTGGCGAACCCCATCACTGCTGCCTACTTGCAGCAACAACAATTGCTACCAAACGTGTTCAACCAACTAGCTCTGGCGAGTCCTGTCACCCAATTGCAGCAACAACAGCTTGTGTCTAGCGTGTTCAACCAAGTGGCTTTGGCGAACCCCTACTTGCAGCAGCCCTTCATCGGTGGTGCCATCTTCTAA
- the LOC101769740 gene encoding 22 kDa alpha-zein 16 — MAAKIFAFFALLALSASAASAYISPVSALAATANPLYWPQATSIAVTHPCVQLQALASGILAPSAVLIQQQLAILQQQCQAHLAVQSIMTLQQQQQLLVNPIATMLPNVFNQLALANPITAAYWQQQQFLPNVFNQLALTSPFAQLQQQQLVSSVLNQVGLANPITAAYLQQQQLLPNVFNQLALASPVAQLQQQQLVSNVFNQVALANPYLQQPFIGGAIF, encoded by the coding sequence ATGGCAGCCAAGATATTTGCCTTCTTTGCTCTCCTTGCTCTCTCGGCAAGCGCTGCTTCCGCGTACATTTCACCAGTGAGTGCTCTTGCCGCAACCGCTAATCCCCTGTACTGGCCTCAGGCTACTTCTATAGCAGTCACACACCCGTGCGTGCAGCTGCAAGCGCTGGCATCCGGTATCTTGGCCCCATCAGCCGTGCTCATTCAACAACAGCTTGCCATTCTTCAGCAGCAATGCCAAGCACATCTTGCAGTACAGAGCATTATGACtctgcagcagcaacaacaactttTGGTGAACCCCATTGCTACCATGCTACCAAATGTGTTCAACCAACTGGCTCTAGCAAACCCCATCACCGCTGCCTACTGGCAGCAACAACAATTCCTGCCAAACGTGTTCAACCAACTAGCTCTGACGAGTCCTTTCGCCCAgttgcagcaacaacaactaGTGTCTAGCGTGCTCAACCAAGTTGGTTTGGCGAACCCCATCACTGCTGCCTACTTGCAGCAACAACAATTGCTACCAAACGTGTTCAACCAACTAGCACTAGCGAGTCCTGTCGCCCAattgcagcaacaacaacttgTGTCTAACGTGTTCAACCAAGTGGCTTTGGCGAACCCCTACTTGCAGCAGCCCTTCATCGGTGGTGCCATCTTCTAA
- the LOC101770150 gene encoding lysine-specific demethylase JMJ25, producing the protein MAAVPEDLRCKRSDGKQWRCSAPSMPDKTVCEKHYVQAKRRSASSALRASLRRSSSSSAAPFRSAAAARLRDEARPAPLPMAVARPLYARVAGEAVYVAEPVPAPAPARGVVAYEGLPLGNAAGARTAAELVGRGTAWLTDAGPAETRSCHQCRKAGGVHWCSSCDRRGYCAGCISRWYSDIPIDDVRKVCPACRGICNCRVCLQGDNLIKARVQEIPVVDKLRYLHCLLAYVLPVLKQIYSDQCFEIGVETRSSGPKTDILRAKINSDEQMCCDFCKVPVFDYHRHCPKCLYDLCLDCCRDIRRSRATIARGEDNEDHVEDKSRDSFSKRARLEPSTESVNDKSCSQQMDLNNIDIKSLVPTWRVSNDGSLTCGPHEAGGCGSSKLVLRRIFKINWIAKLVKSSEEMVNGCKVHDLQDGCLSYSDGRRLDLIGQQNLGLPKCSNSEDISGNCVYSPVLEDLKHEGIMHFRKHWIKAEPIVIRKAFEPSLSSIWDPVSIWRGIQEIMDEEMNEDVIVKAVDCSNRSEVDIELKQFIKGYSDGNKGGDGRLLMLKLKEWPRPSVLEEFLLCHRPEFIVNFPLVDFIHPRWGLLNLTAKLPQDALQPEVGMKLLIAYGSRQELGQGDPVMNLTINMDDVVHMLMHAAEMHNQCPKRLLSNGSERIANGTSAHVNDHSPVPNLDLDVGEPEHKHTISHCEEVKANNLEESQAGAVWDVFRRQDLPKLNEYLAAHQEEFGASCQAVPSVKYPIYDQTVYLNNYHKKTLKDQYGIEPCTFHQHIGEAVFIPAGCPFQVKNLQSTVQLALNFLSPESLPESVRMAQEIRCLPNGHVAKLKMLEVKKISLYAASSAVREIQRITLDPKFNLDASLEDQNLTRAVSENLARVNKQRKVSFS; encoded by the exons atggCGGCCGTGCCGGAGGACCTCCGCTGCAAGCGCTCCGACGGCAAGCAGTGGCGCTGCAGCGCGCCCTCCATGCCCGACAAGACCGTCTGCGAGAAGCACTACGTCCAGGCCAAGAGGCGCTCCGCCTCCTCAGCGCTCCGCGCCTcgctccgccgctcctcctcctcctccgccgcgccgttccgctccgccgccgcagctcgccTCCGCGACGAGGCCCGGCCCGCGCCGCTGCCGATGGCGGTCGCGAGGCCCCTCTACGCCAGGGTCGCCGGGGAGGCGGTGTACGTGGCGGAGcccgtgccggcgccggcgccggcgaggggggtGGTCGCCTACGAAGGGCTGCCCCTGGGCAATGCTGCCGGCGCGCGCACCGCGGCG GAGCTGGTCGGGAGAGGCACGGCGTGGTTGACCGACGCCGGACCGGCGGAGACCAGGAGTTGCCACCAGTGCCGGAAGGCTGGCGGCGTCCATTGGTGTTCCAGCTGCGACAGGAGAGGCTACTGCGCCGGCTGCATCTCGAGATG GTACTCTGACATTCCAATAGACGATGTTCGAAAGGTTTGTCCCGCATGCCGTGGCATTTGTAATTGTAGAGTTTGCTTACAAGGAGACAACTTAATAAAG GCCAGGGTGCAAGAAATACCAGTTGTTGATAAGTTGAGATATCTTCATTGCCTTTTGGCGTATGTTCTTCCAGTACTTAAGCAGATTTATTCCGACCAATGCTTTGAAATAGGTGTTGAAACAAGATCTTCTG GACCAAAGACAGATATCCTCAGAGCGAAAATAAATTCTGATGAACAAATGTGCTG TGATTTTTGCAAAGTGCCGGTTTTTGATTATCACCGCCACTGCCCAAAATGTTTGTATGATTTATGCCTTGATTGTTGTCGAGACATACGGCGTTCTCGGGCCACTATTGCAAGAGGAGAAGATAATGAAGATCATGTTGAAGATAAAAGTAGAGATTCTTTTAGTAAAAGAGCAAGACTGGAACCATCTACAGAAAGTGTAAATGACAAGTCATGCTCTCAGCAAATGGATCTAAATAATATTGACATTAAATCTTTAGTTCCTACATGGAGAGTCAGCAATGATGGCAGCCTCACTTGTGGGCCTCATGAGGCTGGTGGCTGTGGTTCATCAAAGCTGGTGTTAAGGCGAATATTCAAAATTAATTGGATTGCTAAACTTGTAAAAAGTTCTGAAGAAATGGTCAATGGTTGCAAAGTACACGATCTGCAGGATGGATGTTTGTCTTACAGTGATGGCAGACGGTTAGACTTAATTGGTCAGCAAAACCTTGGTCTCCCAAAATGCTCAAACAGTGAAGACATTAGTGGGAATTGCGTGTACTCTCCTGTATTGGAGGACTTGAAACATGAAGGCATCATGCATTTTCGTAAGCATTGGATAAAGGCGGAGCCTATTGTCATCAGGAAAGCATTTGAGCCTTCTCTATCATCAATCTGGGACCCCGTAAGTATTTGGAGAGGTATCCAGGAGATCATGGATGAAGAGATGAATGAAGATGTAATAGTCAAAGCTGTGGACTGCTCAAACCGATCAGAG GTGGATATCGAGCTCAAACAGTTTATCAAAGGTTATTCAGATGGTAACAAGGGGGGTGATGGCCGCTTGTTGATGCTGAAATTGAAAGAGTGGCCCCGGCCCAGTGTCTTAGAGGAGTTTCTGTTGTGCCACAGACCAGAATTTATTGTCAATTTTCCTCTTGTTGATTTCATTCATCCTAGATGGGGTCTCCTAAATCTCACTGCCAAGTTACCGCAAGATGCCTTACAGCCTGAAGTAGGGATGAAGCTGCTAATTGCATATGGAAGTCGTCAAGAACTTGGTCAAGGTGATCCAGTGATGAATCTAACGATTAACATGGATGATGTG GTTCACATGTTAATGCATGCAGCTGAAATGCATAACCAATGTCCCAAGAGGCTACTATCTAATGGATCTGAAAGGATTGCTAATGGAACTAGTGCGCATGTAAATGACCACTCTCCTGTTCCAAATTTGGATCTGGATGTGGGGGAGCCAGAGCACAAACATACAATTTCACATTGTGAGGAGGTAAAAGCTAACAATTTAGAAGAATCTCAGGCTGGTGCTGTCTGGGATGTATTCCGCAGGCAGGATCTTCCAAAGCTTAATGAATATTTGGCTGCTCATCAGGAAGAATTTGGAGCTAGTTGTCAGGCTGTGCCCTCT GTTAAGTATCCTATTTACGATCAAACTGTGTATCTCAACAATTATCATAAGAAGACATTGAAGGATCAATATG GAATTGAACCCTGCACATTCCACCAACATATAGGTGAGGCTGTATTCATTCCAGCTGGCTGTCCTTTCCAAGTGAAAAACCTCCAG TCCACGGTTCAATTGGCTCTCAATTTTTTGTCTCCGGAGAGTTTACCAGAGTCAGTCCGGATGGCCCAAGAGATCCGTTGCCTGCCGAATGGTCATGTTGCAAAACTGAAGATGCTTGAG GTAAAAAAGATCTCCTTATATGCAGCAAGTTCAGCTGTCAGAGAAATCCAGAGAATAACCCTGGATCCCAA GTTCAATCTAGATGCTAGTCTCGAGGATCAAAATTTGACTAGGGCAGTTTCAGAAAACTTGGCAAGAGTGAATAAACAAAGGAAGGTATCTTTCAGTTGA